The following are encoded together in the Budorcas taxicolor isolate Tak-1 chromosome 4, Takin1.1, whole genome shotgun sequence genome:
- the LOC128046512 gene encoding olfactory receptor 2A2-like, translating into MEGNQSWVAEFILLGFQLSEDMELLLFVIFILFYAFNLLANGMILGLISLDPRLHTPMYYFLSHLAITDVAYASSHLSNMLENLMVSYLAFASVECLTLVVMSYDRFVAICHPLQYTVIMNWRVCTFLAIACWVCGFFLAIVQVSLFLRLPFCGPQKVNHFFCEIRSVLKVTCGETWINDIFLLADGVFILIAPISLVLVSYLRILWAILKIQSKEGRKKAFSTCSSHLCVVGFYFGIVLMVYMIPDDGNREEPQKILFLFYTFFNPLLNPLIYSLRNAQVKAAFHRVLQKRMTV; encoded by the exons ATGGAGGGCAACCAATCATGGGTTGCAGAATTCATCCTACTGGGCTTTCAGCTCAGTGAAGACATGGAATTGCTCCTCTTTGTTATCTTCATCCTGTTCTATGCCTTCAACCTGCTGGCAAATGGCATGATCTTGGGACTCATCTCACTTGACCCCAGATTACACACCCCCATGTACTACTTCCTGTCTCATCTGGCCATCACTGACGTAGCCTATGCTTCCAGCCATTTGTCCAATATGTTGGAAAACCTA ATGGTTTCCTATTTGGCCTTTGCTTCTGTAGAGTGCCTGACTTTGGTGGTGATGTCCTATGACAGGTTTGTGGCGATCTGCCACCCACTGCAGTACACGGTCATCATGAACTGGAGGGTGTGCACATTCCTGGCCATCGCTTGCTGGGTGTGTGGATTTTTCCTAGCCATAGTCCAAGTAAGTCTGTTTCTACGGCTGCCCTTCTGTGGGCCCCAGAAGGTAAACCACTTCTTCTGTGAAATCCGATCTGTCCTCAAAGTGACCTGTGGAGAAACCTGGATCAATGACATTTTCCTCCTTGCAGATGGTGTGTTTATCTTAATTGCTCCCATTTCCCTGGTGCTGGTCTCCTACCTGCGAATTCTCTGGGCCATCCTGAAGATCCAGTCAAAGGAGGGCCGCAAgaaagccttctccacctgctcctcccacctctgTGTGGTTGGGTTCTACTTTGGCATAGTCCTGATGGTGTACATGATCCCTGATGACGGTAATCGAGAGGAGCCACAGAAAATCCTTTTCCTGTTTTACACCTTCTTCAACCCATTACTGAACCCCCTCATCTACAGTCTAAGGAATGCTCAAGTGAAGGCTGCCTTCCACAGAGTACTGCAGAAAAGGA